ACCCACCTCTTCTGCTTCTGCGGATATGAACAGTGGTGGGTTACGCCTTCGGCTAACCCACCCTACGGCACCGCGTGTGCCGCCCTACACCGACACAGCGTAAATCTCGTACTCCCCACGCACCAGCTCGATATGCGCGCGCATCGCCGCTGCCGCGCCGTGCTTGTCGCCGCGCATGATGGCGACGACGACGCGGTCGTGTTCGGCCTGCGACTTGGCGAGGCGCCCGAGATTGCGGAACTGGGCGCGGCGAAACGGCTGCACACGGACGCGCGTGGCCAGCGTGATCTCGGCGATGTAGCCGTTCTGAGAACCCGCATAGATCGCGTTGTGGAAGCGCTCGTTGACCTCGTGGAAGCGTTCGGGATTGCCGGCATGGCTCAGCACGCGAAGCTCTTCGTGAATGGCCTCTAAGCCATTGCGCTCCGCGGCGGACATGCGTTCGGCGGCAAGCCCGGCACACAATGCCTCGAGCTCGGCCATTGCCTCGAACATGCTGGTCAGCCGCTCGATCGAGGGCTGCGCCACCACCGCGCCGCGATGGGCGCGCGCCTCGACGAGGCCGCTCGCCACCAGCTGGCGCAGCGCCTCGCGCACCGGGGTGCGTGAGACGCTGAAGCGCCGTGCGATGTCGGTTTCGTCCAGCGGCGCGCCGGGCGCCAGGGTTCCGCGCACGATCTCGTCGGCAAGTTGAAGCCGCAGCTCCTCGGCGCGCGTGATCTTGTGCAGGCTGGGTTGCGCCCGGTCGACCCGTGGCACCACCGACTCGGCCGGCAGCGTCCCGGGCGGAAGATCGTCAAGCGTCATACGGTCAGGTCTCTTTCGACTCGTCGATGATGCTGACATGGGCGGCGACGACGCGCCAGCCCTCCGGGAAGCGAATCCAGGTTTGCATCTGCCGGCCGACCTTGCCGGGAGCGGTGTCGCGATAGAACAGGGTGGAGGCCACGGCCGTGTCGCGGCCAAAGCTGGATATGACGGTCTTTGCGGTGCGACGGTTCAGGCCGACCGGCGAGCGCGCAGCGCGGAAGCCGGAGATCGCCTCATAGCCATAGAGGTTCTCGCCGATGCCGTAGCGCAGCGTGCGGGGGTCGTTGCGGAAGAGCTCGCCGAGCACGGCGACGTCGTTGATGACGAGGGCCTGCTCATAGCGCTCGAACGCGGCTTTGACTTCCGCGATCACGTCGGGGAGATCGATCTCCATCTCAGAATCCTCTTGGGGACGGCGCCGACACAACGCCCATCTGTTCCAATGCGTACGCGACGCGCAGCGCGATGTCCTCACGCCAGGGCGCGCAAATGATCTGCACGCCGATCGGCAGTGGCTCGAGCGGCACCGGCACCGCGACCACCGGCAGGCCGACGAACGAGATCGGCTGGGTGTGGATGCCGATATTGGCGCGCACCGGCAGCTCGAGACCGTCGAGAGTGAAGTTCACCTGTCCCAGCCTCGGCGCGGTGCAAGGCGTTGCCGGCGCGAGCAGCACGTCGACGGATTTGAAGATCTCGGCGAGCTGCGCACGATACCAGCGGCGGAACTTTTGCGCGCGGTCGACCAGCGGCGCCGGCACCATGGCGCCGGCAATCAGCCGGTCGCGCACGGCCGGATCGAAATCGTTCGGACGCTTGCGCAGACGATCGAGATGCAGCGAAGCGCCTTCGGTGGTGGTGATGACGTAAGCGGCGGCGCGGGCGCGCGAAGCCTCGGGGATGTCGACCACTTGCGTCGTACCAAGCGCCTTGGCGACGCGACTGACGGCCTCGACGGCTTCCGGAAACACGTTCTTCTGGAAGTGTCCGCCGGCGATCGCGATGCGCAGGTCCGAAACCGGATTGGCGAGCAACGGCAGCGTCGGCTCCAGCCCGCGCGTCGTGCAAGCGCCATCGTCGGCATCCGGCCCCTGCATCGCGTCATAGG
This genomic stretch from Bradyrhizobium sp. CCGB12 harbors:
- a CDS encoding GntR family transcriptional regulator gives rise to the protein MTLDDLPPGTLPAESVVPRVDRAQPSLHKITRAEELRLQLADEIVRGTLAPGAPLDETDIARRFSVSRTPVREALRQLVASGLVEARAHRGAVVAQPSIERLTSMFEAMAELEALCAGLAAERMSAAERNGLEAIHEELRVLSHAGNPERFHEVNERFHNAIYAGSQNGYIAEITLATRVRVQPFRRAQFRNLGRLAKSQAEHDRVVVAIMRGDKHGAAAAMRAHIELVRGEYEIYAVSV
- the hpxZ gene encoding oxalurate catabolism protein HpxZ, encoding MEIDLPDVIAEVKAAFERYEQALVINDVAVLGELFRNDPRTLRYGIGENLYGYEAISGFRAARSPVGLNRRTAKTVISSFGRDTAVASTLFYRDTAPGKVGRQMQTWIRFPEGWRVVAAHVSIIDESKET
- a CDS encoding AtzE family amidohydrolase yields the protein MTTKPEMNAADIAKAVAGGQLSALAATEAALARITQHDGVLNSFTDVTADRARAKARAIDADIAAGKEAGPLAGVPFAVKNLFDVAGLPTRAGSKINRDLAPAKRDATLIERMEAAGAVLVGALNMGEYAYDFTGENVHDGPSRNPHDTTRMTGGSSGGSGSAVGGALVPIALGSDTNGSIRVPSSFCGIFGLKPTYGRLSRARSFPFVASLDHLGPFARSVTDLALAYDAMQGPDADDGACTTRGLEPTLPLLANPVSDLRIAIAGGHFQKNVFPEAVEAVSRVAKALGTTQVVDIPEASRARAAAYVITTTEGASLHLDRLRKRPNDFDPAVRDRLIAGAMVPAPLVDRAQKFRRWYRAQLAEIFKSVDVLLAPATPCTAPRLGQVNFTLDGLELPVRANIGIHTQPISFVGLPVVAVPVPLEPLPIGVQIICAPWREDIALRVAYALEQMGVVSAPSPRGF